A genomic region of Porticoccaceae bacterium LTM1 contains the following coding sequences:
- a CDS encoding YqgE/AlgH family protein has product MSTPTETDETLYQGSLRNHFLIAMPNLADPNFSNSLIYICEHSRDGSMGLIINRPMDVPLSRVFEQLEVDGDSLIGTQPLLSGGPVSTERGFVLHATNEKRWESTMKISPQVSLTASRDILIDIAAGNGPQDAMVVLGYAGWGAGQLEEEIADNAWLTVPADAEIIFHTPFAKRTQAAAATLGIDLIHLSGGAGHA; this is encoded by the coding sequence ATGAGCACTCCTACCGAAACTGACGAAACCCTCTACCAAGGCAGCCTGCGCAATCACTTCCTGATTGCCATGCCGAACCTGGCAGACCCCAATTTCAGCAACTCGCTGATCTACATCTGTGAACACAGCCGGGATGGCTCTATGGGGTTGATTATCAATCGTCCTATGGATGTCCCATTAAGCCGCGTCTTCGAACAACTGGAAGTAGACGGAGATAGCCTGATTGGTACCCAGCCGTTGCTGTCCGGCGGCCCCGTAAGCACCGAACGAGGCTTTGTGCTGCACGCCACCAATGAGAAGCGCTGGGAATCCACCATGAAGATTTCGCCCCAGGTGAGCCTGACCGCTTCCCGCGATATCCTGATTGATATCGCTGCCGGAAACGGCCCTCAGGATGCCATGGTGGTGCTCGGTTATGCGGGTTGGGGAGCAGGCCAATTGGAGGAAGAGATAGCCGACAATGCCTGGCTCACGGTTCCGGCCGATGCCGAGATCATCTTCCACACTCCGTTTGCTAAACGCACCCAGGCAGCAGCCGCTACACTGGGTATCGACCTGATTCACCTCAGCGGCGGGGCTGGCCACGCCTGA
- a CDS encoding energy transducer TonB, translated as MADDFTQVPDSNTSDQLGFGLFLAVAFHALLIFGIGFSLADRQPPAPTLEITLAQHKSQQKPEDADYLAQMDQQGSGDQAEKSEITTDRSAEMPAPTTRQAAPVQVATPQQQKASTDRVITTVADSDVASSRSDQKQEVEGQQAETQLNQPLQELASLQARLDQQRQEYSRMPRVHRLTSASTRSAEEANYMRYWVERIEEIGNSHYPEEARRRQLYGELRLAVTLLPDGTVETVEILQSSGQQVLDQAAVRIVRQAAPFDTFPAELRDWDKLEIIRTWHFERGDTLNTQH; from the coding sequence GTGGCAGACGATTTCACACAGGTACCGGACTCCAATACCAGCGACCAGCTGGGGTTTGGCCTGTTTTTGGCGGTAGCATTTCATGCCCTGCTGATTTTCGGCATCGGATTCAGCCTGGCAGACCGTCAGCCGCCAGCACCCACATTGGAAATAACACTGGCCCAGCACAAGTCCCAACAAAAGCCTGAAGATGCCGACTATTTGGCCCAAATGGATCAGCAAGGCAGCGGGGATCAGGCTGAAAAAAGTGAAATCACAACCGATCGCAGTGCCGAGATGCCCGCTCCAACTACACGCCAGGCTGCCCCGGTACAAGTAGCAACCCCGCAACAGCAAAAAGCCTCCACCGACAGAGTCATCACGACTGTCGCAGACAGCGACGTCGCTTCCTCTCGCAGTGACCAGAAACAGGAGGTTGAAGGGCAACAGGCAGAAACCCAGCTCAACCAGCCTCTCCAGGAGCTTGCAAGTCTGCAAGCCCGTCTCGACCAACAGCGTCAGGAATACAGCCGCATGCCTCGTGTACACAGGCTAACTTCCGCCAGCACCCGCTCTGCGGAAGAAGCCAACTACATGCGTTACTGGGTAGAGCGCATCGAAGAGATTGGCAATAGCCACTATCCGGAAGAGGCACGGCGGCGCCAGCTATACGGGGAACTGCGCCTGGCTGTCACCCTGTTGCCGGATGGCACTGTCGAGACTGTAGAGATTCTGCAAAGCTCCGGACAGCAGGTGCTTGATCAGGCGGCGGTGCGAATTGTTCGCCAAGCCGCCCCGTTTGATACCTTTCCTGCCGAACTGCGTGATTGGGACAAACTGGAGATCATTCGCACCTGGCACTTTGAGCGCGGCGATACACTCAACACCCAGCATTAA
- the pilG gene encoding twitching motility response regulator PilG, whose translation MEESRSDLKVMVIDDSNTIRRTAETLLAKAGCEVVTAVDGFDSLAKIADIEPHVIFVDIMMPRLDGYQTCALIKNNSKFRNTPVIMLSSKDGLFDKAKGRIVGADDYLTKPFSKTELFDVLERYSQPASSESVA comes from the coding sequence ATGGAAGAGAGTCGTTCAGACCTCAAAGTAATGGTAATTGATGACAGCAATACCATTCGCCGTACCGCAGAGACGCTGTTAGCCAAAGCAGGCTGTGAAGTTGTCACAGCTGTGGATGGCTTTGATTCCCTGGCTAAAATCGCCGACATCGAGCCGCATGTTATTTTCGTCGATATCATGATGCCTCGCCTTGATGGCTACCAGACCTGCGCCCTGATCAAGAACAACAGCAAGTTTCGCAACACACCTGTGATCATGCTTTCCAGCAAAGACGGCCTGTTTGATAAAGCCAAGGGTCGTATTGTTGGTGCTGACGACTACCTCACCAAGCCGTTCAGTAAAACAGAATTATTCGACGTTCTCGAACGTTACTCCCAGCCGGCTTCATCCGAATCTGTGGCTTAA
- the gshB gene encoding glutathione synthase → MTTHLGVVMDPIHSISFHKDTTLAMLLAAAKRGWTLWYMERSDLALADAKPIARMRPLVVHNDPDNWFELGEPEDKPLNSLDTLMMRLDPPFNSEYIYATYILEAAEREGLLVVNKPQSLRDCNEKVFATQFPQCCPATLVSSDPARLKAFHQQHQDTIYKPLDGMGGTSIFRVRGDDSNINVIIETLTNYGRDTIMAQSYIPEISKGDKRILMVNGEPVDHCLARIPQKGELRGNLAAGGSGVVQPLSDRDRWIAEQVGPSLKEKGLYFVGLDVIGDYLTEINVTSPTCVREIDRATGYDIAGQLMDVIAEQLASPTRDKR, encoded by the coding sequence ATGACGACACATCTCGGCGTGGTGATGGATCCGATCCACAGTATTTCATTTCACAAGGACACAACGCTGGCCATGCTGCTGGCCGCTGCAAAACGCGGCTGGACCCTATGGTACATGGAGCGTAGCGATTTGGCACTCGCCGATGCCAAGCCAATCGCCAGGATGAGGCCACTGGTGGTACACAATGACCCGGATAACTGGTTTGAGCTCGGCGAGCCCGAAGATAAACCGTTAAACAGCCTCGACACCTTGATGATGCGCCTGGACCCGCCGTTCAACAGTGAATACATATACGCCACTTACATCCTCGAAGCCGCCGAGCGCGAAGGCTTGCTGGTAGTGAACAAGCCACAAAGCCTGCGCGACTGTAACGAAAAAGTATTTGCCACCCAGTTCCCGCAGTGCTGCCCGGCCACGCTGGTGAGCAGCGACCCAGCGCGCCTGAAAGCGTTCCACCAGCAGCACCAGGACACCATCTACAAGCCGCTTGACGGCATGGGCGGCACATCCATTTTCCGGGTTCGCGGGGACGACTCCAACATCAATGTTATTATCGAAACCCTCACCAACTATGGTCGCGACACCATAATGGCTCAGAGCTACATTCCGGAAATCAGCAAAGGCGACAAACGAATCCTGATGGTCAACGGCGAACCCGTCGATCACTGCCTGGCGCGAATCCCGCAAAAAGGGGAACTGCGCGGCAACCTGGCCGCAGGAGGCAGCGGCGTGGTTCAACCATTGTCGGATCGCGACCGCTGGATCGCCGAGCAGGTTGGCCCCTCACTGAAAGAGAAAGGCCTCTACTTTGTCGGACTGGATGTGATTGGCGATTACCTCACCGAAATTAACGTTACCAGCCCTACCTGTGTGCGGGAAATTGATCGCGCCACCGGTTACGATATTGCCGGTCAGCTGATGGATGTTATTGCTGAGCAACTGGCAAGCCCAACCAGAGATAAGAGATAA